The region TTGCGTGCGGCCTGCCGCAGCCGCTGCTCATTCTCGACCATCGCGATGCGTACGAAACCCTCGCCATCCTCGCCATAGCCGACGCCTGCGGCGACTGCGACCTTGGCGTGGATGAGGAGCTGCTTGGAAAATTCCAGGCTGCCCATATCCTTGAGCGCGGGGGGCAGTGGCGCCCAGGCGAACATCGACGCCTTTGGCGCGGGGATTTCCCAACCCGCGCGGCTGAACGCCTCGACCATGACGTCGCGGCGCTTGTGATAGAGCTCGCGGTTCTTCTGGACGATGTCCTGCGGCCCGTTGAGCGCCGCGCAGGCAGCGGCCTGAATGGGCGTGAACGCGCCATAATCCAGATAGGACTTCACCCGTTTCAAGGCCGCGATCAGCTGGCGGTTGCCCACCGCGAAGCCGATACGCCAGCCCGCCATGGAATAGGTCTTGCTGAGCGATGTAAACTCGACCGCAACATCCTTCGCGCCCGGTACTTGCAGGATCGAGGGCGTCGGATTGCCGTCATAATAAAGCTCGGAATAGGCGAGGTCGGAAAGAACCCAGACCTTGTTCTCTTTCGCCCAGGCGACCAGCCGCTCGTAAAAGGCAAGGTCGACCGTCTCCGCCGTCGGATTGCTGGGATAACCGACCACCAGGATCGAAGGGCGCGGCACGGTAAAGGCCATCGCCCGCTCCAGCGACTTCCAGTAATTTTCGTCCGGCGTGGTCGGAACCGACCGGATGGTCGCGCCCGCGATGATGAAGCCGAACATATGGATCGGATAGCTGGGATTGGGCGCCAGCACGACGTCGCCGGGGGCAGTGATCGCTGTGGCCAGGCTCGCCAGGCCTTCCTTCGACCCCATGGTCACGACCACTTCGGTTTCCGGATCAAGATCGACGCCAAAGCGCCGGCCATAATAGTTCGCTTGCGCGCGACGCAGGCCGGGTATGCCCATCGACTGGGAATAGCCATGTGCGCTCGGTTTCTGCGCGACTTCGCACAGCTTGGCGATCACATGGTCGGGAGGGGGCAGATCGGGATTGCCCATGCCCAGGTCGATAATGTCCTCGCCCGCGGCTCGCGCGGCGGCCCGCATCGCGTTGACTTCGGCGATGACATA is a window of Sphingobium sp. MI1205 DNA encoding:
- a CDS encoding LL-diaminopimelate aminotransferase — encoded protein: MSEEFYRMKRLPPYVIAEVNAMRAAARAAGEDIIDLGMGNPDLPPPDHVIAKLCEVAQKPSAHGYSQSMGIPGLRRAQANYYGRRFGVDLDPETEVVVTMGSKEGLASLATAITAPGDVVLAPNPSYPIHMFGFIIAGATIRSVPTTPDENYWKSLERAMAFTVPRPSILVVGYPSNPTAETVDLAFYERLVAWAKENKVWVLSDLAYSELYYDGNPTPSILQVPGAKDVAVEFTSLSKTYSMAGWRIGFAVGNRQLIAALKRVKSYLDYGAFTPIQAAACAALNGPQDIVQKNRELYHKRRDVMVEAFSRAGWEIPAPKASMFAWAPLPPALKDMGSLEFSKQLLIHAKVAVAAGVGYGEDGEGFVRIAMVENEQRLRQAARNIKQYLKSMGVNTPAKGAA